TTGAATAAAACAAAGCAACTACATAATTGACTTCTTTCATCATGGGTATTAAGTGAATCACAGTTGTAATGCaagaacttattaataaaaaaaaaaattttaaaaaaacaagCTACCATCACGCCATCTTTCACTTGGTGATCCCATGGGGATATATCTAAAAGGAGTTGCGTTTGATGCACATCCCGCATCAACGTTCATGTTGTGATATGTACATCACAAGGACACGTAATCATTGGAGTTTGAAAGACTGAAGAGCAGTGAAATCAACCAGGCTAGTTAAGGGAATCCAACTCATCCAACCCTTCCCACAGGATAAGTTGGGTTTTGTGGAAATTCCAAACTCTAGTATGTGGCTGTCCAACTGTAGAAACATGCTTGACTTAAAGTTTCAGCCAACAAATTTAAATTGCCATTAAGGAACAATGAATTGACTAAATACACaagattgaaattttttattgatcATACAAGCAACACTGATTAGTTGACATCCAAAAACCCAGTACATCAAAAACCCTATCTTATGGTATAAAATGCCTCAAACAGGAAACCTTATTATAGAAGTGTAAGCTGATCCTCTCACCAATTGTTTAGAAAGTGAACGCAATGAAACAAAAAAAAGTCATCCTCAAGGAAAGAAGGCAATACAAAGCAATATGTATCAATGGGAATAAATGAAAGCTTcaaaagttaaaattgcagaaaaaaaaatcaaaaaaaaaaatgaagcaggGATAGATTGCCATTGAAAGAAGTATTACAAAAATGAAATACGTTACTGCTTTCACAAAATCAGCTATACAGAGACAATGCCCAAGAGATGAATCAACACGTACCATTTTCACAAAGGTTGAAATCACCAATTCCTTGGAACACATCATGGTACAATAGACTGCTCCAAGACATGATAGGGCCAGGATATGGTTGTAACCCAGGAATAGCATCCTTGTTGCATATAAAAGTAACAAATATTGTCCCACAATCAACAATAACAGTACCTCCCCCAGTAAACCTTCTAATGACAGGAACCCGATCTCTTAATACTGAGTCAATTTCGAGCAGTTCAGAAGGTTTCCTGTGTAAAATATTCAAGAAATCAAAATTAATCATTCATTGAATGCAAACAAATGTTACCTACAGGGCACAACTCAAGAGGATGATTGAGGCTAAAGAATTCTGTGACTACATTAAACGCTTTGCAAAGTTCCCACcgccaacatatatatatatatatatattgtgccgTGTTGGAGTCGGGAGTCTTATCATCAGGGAACAGTAGCTGGGTTGTTAATAGTTTATTGATAATCATACAGCTTAGTGTCCATTCCAGTCGAATGCACCTTTGTTAAAAGTCCTTGACAAGTTTATGGCTAACGTTCAAGAGATCGAACCATGGGGTACTGAAGGCTGTAGAGAATCACCAATGAAGTTATTTGGTGCTTCAGTGAAGTCAAAACAGTCCCATTATGTGAGCTGTAAGACTTCCAATTCTTCAGAATCGATTAATATGGCGGTTGTGATGACTCCTTTCAAGGGGATTAATGTTTACATTTAAATCcgataaattataaaataaagcaaatcttaattttaaatttttttattaaatgacTCACAAACTCTACTTCGGTTAGTCACCATCCCCTTCGCCAAGGCAAGTAAATCGATACGATCTCAAAACCATTTTATCTGTAAGCAAGTAGGAAAAAAGGggggaaataaaatgaaaagaagtgATGTACCCAGAAACCCCCATCACGACAGTAGGGTCATTCGTTCCATCATTCATAATGCACCAATTATCCGACGAGGTCCGTAGCAGCTCCTCCTCCAAGTGTAGCTGTTGCAAAATGGGTAATCCCTTAAATCTTAGAAGATTTATTAATGGGAGCCCAATGCCTCTGGTTCCGGCAATCATCATCGGCACTCACAATTCTGATCAGACACCTAGTTACCAATTCTTTTATTCGTGAGATTACCGTGCTCAGCTTCAAATGGGGTATTCTACGACCTCATCAATTACTGCCGTTCCCCAAAAACTGCTTAATATAATAATGAATGCCTTCGaggaaaagggggaaaaaaagagAACGGAGTTGCTTCAGTGCAGTTCGGTTTCGGCCAGAACcgaaaaccgaaccgaaccgaaccgaaaaTGTCGGTTTTGAAATCGCCGTACCGGAACCGAAACCGAACCGAAGTTGTTCTTCCACTGAAAACCGAAAATTTGCCGGTTCAGTTACAATTTTCGGTTTTTAACCGAGACCTGGCTGAGCCTGAGATTAGATCCGAGAGGCAAGAGTGAGAGACGATTCAGACGACGATAGACAGAGAGGCAGATTCAGCGTGCTGCGTGGCTACTGGGATTGGCTACTTGGCTAGCAACCTAGAAGGGGGAGGGGGGAATCGCAGAGGAGAGACAGAGAGTGAGAGACGACGATAGGGGAGAGTGCCGAGAGGGAGATTCAGCGTGGCTGCGTGGCTACTGGTGCAGTGGTGCTGGTCGCTGGGTGCTGGCAAGCAGGCTAGCGGCGTAGCAGTAGCAGGGGGGTGGGGGAATCGCagacgagagagtgagagtgaccCACGGGAGTTTTTTCCGGTTTtatcttaattttaaaataatatattaaataatacggaaaatatttcaacaataaCGCTTAATATAATAATGAATGCAAAGTTattgtttttgactttgtttaaaACAGGAAACATTTTCTCAATAACTCTAAAAAcaaagtttaaaaattttaagtaaatagaaaaattttaatttatgtattatcaattttaaaaataaataaacacggGTAACAGTTTtctgttaaaaataaataaatatatttttattttttaaaatatttaaaaaataggaTCCTATTCATGTTACtcgtgtttatttatttttaaaattcataatacataaattaaaatttttctatttattcaaaattcaattcTTAATACAGATTTTTTTAAGAATAAAATAGGAAATGCTTACTTTTTTAAATGAAGTCAAAAATCCTAACTTTACTTTGTCTCAAtcccaataataataaaatcaacttaaaagtttaatattatttttattgttggtTAAAAATTTATATCTTTTAATCttattgattattttgtttttagTCACATAATATGTGTACAaaata
This Malania oleifera isolate guangnan ecotype guangnan chromosome 11, ASM2987363v1, whole genome shotgun sequence DNA region includes the following protein-coding sequences:
- the LOC131168177 gene encoding uncharacterized protein LOC131168177; translated protein: MMIAGTRGIGLPLINLLRFKGLPILQQLHLEEELLRTSSDNWCIMNDGTNDPTVVMGVSGKPSELLEIDSVLRDRVPVIRRFTGGGTVIVDCGTIFVTFICNKDAIPGLQPYPGPIMSWSSLLYHDVFQGIGDFNLCENDYVFGNRKFGGNAQSITKNRWIQHTSFLWDYDVKNMAYLKHPKRAPEYRLARGHLEFICRLKDHMPRPVFIEGTVKAVGTHFSVRSRELEAIETAPSRIFAHSSRLLTKQELAATVPASDFEISAPESFRSVTI